The following proteins come from a genomic window of Trifolium pratense cultivar HEN17-A07 linkage group LG4, ARS_RC_1.1, whole genome shotgun sequence:
- the LOC123921017 gene encoding probable pectin methylesterase CGR3: MSRRQASSTRRSGGTFPFSGLLNSKPNSSPVLSIVLVLLGAFFLIFYAFGRSGGLFGGKNGFVSRLEGGDFSCTFEVQNAIPILKNVYGDNMQNVLHVGPESCSVVSKFLKEGEVEAWGVEPYDIEDADRNCKALVRKGIVRVSDIKFPLPYRPKSFSHVIVSDALDYMSPKYLNKTLPELIRVSADGVIILTGYPGQQRAKVAQLSKFGRPAKMRSSSWWKEFFSETALEENEAAVKKFEQAASKMSYNPTCQIFHIKSYN; this comes from the exons ATGTCAAGGAGACAAGCAAGTTCCACAAGACGCAGTGGTGGAACCTTTCCCTTTTCAGGACTCTtgaattccaaaccaaattctTCTCCTGTATTGTCCATAGTGCTTGTGCTTTTG GGAGctttctttctcatcttttatgCTTTTGGTAGATCAGGAG GTTTATTTGGAGGAAAGAATGGTTTTGTTAGCAGACTTGAAG GTGGTGATTTTTCGTGCACATTTGAAGTTCAAAATGCAATTCCTATTTTGAAGAATGTATATGGCGACAACATGCAAAATGTCTTGCATGTCGGCCCCGAGAGTTGTTCAGTAGTatccaaatttttaaaagaaGGAGAAGTTGAAGCATGGGGTGTAGAGCCATATGACATAGAAGATGCTGATAGGAATTGCAAAGCTCTAGTGCGTAAAGGCATCGTACGTGTTTCGGATATAAAATTTCCTCTACCATACAGGCCAAAGTCTTTTTCACATGTTATAGTATCTGATGCTTTGGATTACATGTctccaaaatatttaaacaaaactCTTCCTGAGCTAATAAGGGTATCGGCTGATGGTGTTATTATTTTAACAG GTTACCCTGGACAACAGAGAGCTAAAGTAGCACAATTATCCAAGTTTGGACGCCCG GCGAAAATGCGGAGTTCATCATGGTGGAAAGAATTTTTTAGTGAAACAGCCTTAGAAGAAAATGAAGCTGCTGTCAAGAAGTTTGAACAAGCTGCATCTAAGATGTCTTACAATCCAACCTGTCAAATTTTCCACATCAAATCATACaactga